From the Methanocaldococcus fervens AG86 genome, the window TAAATTCAACAATTGCCTTACCAATAGCTGTTCTGGCAGCATCCATTTGTCCCATTACTCCTCCTCCCTTAACTGTAACGTCAATGTCCATTTGGCTAATGACTTCTTCTCCAGCTAATAAAATTGGCTCCATTAACTTCATTCTTTTGTATTTAGGCTCAATTAATTCGATTGGTATCTTGTTTATTCTTATCCTTCCTTTCCCTTCTCTTGCAACTGCTCTCGCAATAGCCCTTTTTCTCTTACCAACTGTTATGACAATTTTCCCCATTTAATCACCTCAGAATTTCGCTCCTAAGTGTTTGCTTAACTCAGCCAATGTAATGTATTTTGTTGTGTTTAACTTGTGGCTTATTTTTTCATCAACTGTTAAGTTTTTAGGGTTTCCAACAAATACCTTAACCCTTTTAAATGCCTCTCTTCCTTTTGCCTTTTTGTATGGAAGCATTTTTCTTATTGTTCTTCTTAATATATCATCTGGTCTTCTTGGGAATTTTGGGCCAAATCTTCTTGGGTTAGCGACGTTTTTCTTTTCTCTCTCTTCTTGGTAGGTTTTTATAATCCAATCCCTATTACCTGTAATAACTACCTTCTCAGCATTTACAATGATAATTTCTTCTCCTCTCAAAGCTCTTTTTGCTACTTCTGAAGCCAATCTTCCCAATATTGCTCCTTCAGCATCGATTACTGTCATTATTATCACCGTGTTTTATGCCATAATTTTAACATTTGATCCTTTTGGATTTTTCTTTATTAATTCTTCAATTGTTATTGCCTCTCCACCAGCTTCTTTTATCAATTTTTTAGCTGTTTCTGAAAACGCAAATGCTGCAACAACAACTTTATGCTCTAATTTTCCAGCACCTAAAACCTTACCAGGAACTAAGACAACATCTCCATCTTTTGTGTATCTATTTATCTTACTTAAGTTTACTTCAGCTCTTCTCCTTCTTGGTTTTGCTAACCTTCTTGCTACATCTTTCCAAATCTTTGCCTGGTTTTTGTAACTTTCTTCCTTCAACATCTCAATTAACTTAACCAATCTTGGGTTTGTAGCTGTTATCTTTTTCATAATCTCACCGTGTTTTCAAACCTTTCAAAATTTTTAAGGTTTGATAAAAAATATTTTTATTGTTCAAGTAATTCTAGCTGTTGTAAGAAACTTTCAGCTTTATTTTTTAGTATTTTAACAGCTTCTTCTAAGATTTCTTCTGCTTCCATTTGTCCAAATGTTTCAACGAAGAATTCTACTTCATCTTCAGAAATTTGCTTATAAACTGCATTGCATGGTTGCCATTTTGCATGAACCTTTCCAATGCCAGGAACAGCTTCACATTCAATCTGTATTTTTTGCCCATTACCTAATTTAACAATTGGAATGTTTTTAAAGGCAACTTCCCCATTTTCTGATTTCAAGTCTGATGAATAAACTGTGCATGGCCCTTCTTTTTCTAAGGTGAATGTTATAATCTCATTTTCCAATAAAGGCTTTCCTTTAATTGGAATTAAACCTAACCTATGGGCTATAATCTCATCATCCATTGATGATGAGTTCTCAAATATATAAACATCCTCTATTGCATAAGTAGGAACTTCTGAAATCATTATCCTTCTAATAGCATTGGAAAATGAAATTGGGGCTTTTAAAGAAAAAATAAACTCCTCCCCAATTCTTGTTTTTCTTTTCTCTTTGATTGTAATCAAAGATTACCACCTTTACTTTTTGAAAGCCTTCTTAGGTGTTGTTCCATCGTGTGGAACTGGTGTGACATCTTCAATTCTTCCAATTCTTAATCCAGCTCTTGCTAAAGCTCTAATTGCAGCTTGAGCTCCAGGTCCTGGGTTTTTCTGTCCACTTCCCCCTGGAGCTCTAACTTTTATGTGAATGTTTTCAATTCCCCTCTCCTTTAACATTTCTGCCAATTTAAATGCTGCCTGCATTGCCGCGTAAGGTGAACCCTCATCTCTCTGGTTTCTTGTAACCATCCCACCAGAGATTCTTGCAATTGTCTCAGCTCCTGTAATATCTGTTGCATGAATTATTGTGTTGTTGTATGATGAATAAATGTGGACAATCCCCCATTTTTCTTTTTTCTGTTCTGCCATAGTGTTTCACCTTATTATAATTTTTATTCGGTCTCTTGTGTTTCCTCTACTAATCCAACGATTTTAGCTCTTTCTGGATGGTTTTCATCATTGAATGGGGAGTTTTTAGCATAAGTAATTTTGTCCTCTTCTTCAACTGTTACCAAGTAGCTTGGAGCAGTAACAACTCTCCCGTTAACTGCTATATGTCCATGGACTATTAACTGTCTTGCTTGTCTTGGTGTCCTTGCCAATCCCTTTCTAAATACAAGTGTTTGTAATCTTCTCTCTAAAATGTCTTCAACTGTTAATGATAAAACGTCATCCAATGTTGGGTTTTCAACTTTTAATATGTTGTATTTTTTCAATACGTTGAAGAGCTGAACTGCCTCTTTAGCCCCTTGCTCTGTTCTGTCGCTAATCAATCTTCTTGCCTGCCTTCTGTATTTTCTCAAAATTGTTTCTGCTTTCCAAACTTCTCTCTTTCTTCTTAAACCATACTTTCTACATAACTCTTTTTCTCTCTCAATTCTTTCCTTAATCCATGGATGGTTTGGTGTTTCGTATGTCTTTTTAAATCTTCTCCTTGGATCTCCCATCTAATCACCTTCAGAAATTTTTTAAGTGTTTTAATTAGTTTATTTCTTTCTTCTTGAAACTCCAACTGTTTGTCCTCTTCTAAATGTACTCTTTGTTCTTTGTCCTCTACATGGCAATCCAAGCTCGTGTCTGATACCTCTGTAACATCTGACTCTCTTCAATCTGTTTATATCTTCCTGTTTTACAACCATTAAATCACTTTCAATAACGTGTTTGTCTTCTCCAGTAACGTAATCCTTTCTTCTGTTAAACATCCATGATGGGATTCCAAATTTAGCAGGGTCTGCCAATATTTCTTCAATTTTCTTAACTTCTTCATCTGTTAAGTAACCAGCTAATTTATCAGGATCTAATTTAGCAACTCTTACAATAGCTCTTGCCATTGCCTCTCCAACACCGTAGATGTCCTGGAGAGCCATTATTAACTTCTTGTTTCCATCTAAATCTGTCCTTGAAACTCTAATTAAGTATTTAAATTCAGGATTTTGCATATTCTCGGTCAAGGTTGCACCTCCATAATTCGTGTTTTATAGTAAATAATTAAAAAATAAAAAGAAGTGGCGCGGAGGGGGGGATTTGAACCCCCGCGGGGCAAAGCCCCATGGGATCTCCAGTCCCACGCCTTGGCCGGGCTAGGCTACCTCCGCTCTAAACGTGTTTCATTTTTATATAAATGGTCATGTTTATGATAATGTACGTATAGTTATATAATATTTTCGGTTTTTAATGATTGGTTTATAATTGGATGCTTTGGTATATATACCTAATCCTCAAAAATAAATTATAATCAAAAATTTAAAAATTTTGCTTACTTCATTTACCACTAATTTCCATTATTTTCTTTTTCATTGGCAGAGTTATGATTGGTTTTTCAGGGATTAAACCAGATGGCTTATAATACAGGATGAGAAGCATTAAAACTCCAAATAACATATAGGAGAGCCAAACAGGCTCAAATGGAATATTCAGGGAATATTTTAAGTTGTATTTATAAACGTCCAATAACACCTTAACTATAACATAGCATAAAACTCCCAGAGCCACACCTTTATTATTCCCCTTTCCTCCCAATAAAATCATCAAAAATGGGAAAAATGTCCATTCAACCCTTGTAAATGCATTAGCTACAATATTTACAGTATATAATGAATATAAAGCCCCAGCAATTGCCCCTACCGCAGAGCCAATGGCAACTGTTTTTATTCTCAACCTCATTATGTCTCTACCAAAAGCTTTAACAGTATCTTCATTTTCCCTCATCGCCCTCAATATCCTACCAAATGGTGTATTTAACAACCTCTCAAAGAACAAATAAGCTAAAAATGCAATGAATAAAACTATTCCCGTGAATACCCAGCCCCTATACTCCCCAGATACAAACGCTAAGATGTCAGGTGTTGAAACCCCATAATAACCTCCAATTATATTTAGGTTGTAAGTACAAACTAAAAACACAGTTTCGCTTATAGCTAATAATGTAACACCCAAATAATCTTCTTTTAACTTAGCGCTTGGGAGGATAAAAATTGCTCCAACTATAAATCCAAGGATTGAAGCTAATATTATGGTCAATATTAAAATCCCAATCCCTACTATTGGATTTGAGGCAATTAAATCATTTATCATAGATGTTGCATAAGTACTTCCCTCAATTAACCCTCCTCCAACACCATAATATAGCATTAACAACCTATTTAAAATCCCTCCAACTGCGATAGCTCCAACCAATACTGATAAAGCTTTTCCAAAGTTAGGGATTCCAGCATAACCAAATTCCATGTTTAAAGATAATGAAACAATGTAATATATCCCAAACCATAATAAAATCAGTGAAATTAGTTCAATAATCATAATTTTTCACCTCAAAATTAAATTATGGAAAGGTATTTTTTCCTAACTTTCTTCCAATCAACTCCTGTAATCCCATAAGGAGCTACTAAAAGCGTTATTATCATCATAATTAATGAAATGACCTTTCCATAAACTAAAAATCCAGTTCCAAATGCCAGTGATAAATAATAAGTTATTAAACTCTCAGATATTCCAATGATATAGCCCCCAATTAAAGCTCCACTTATATGCCTCAATCCTCCAACAATACTTGCAGCAAATATTGAAATTATAATTAAATCTCCAGTAGCCGGAACAATTTCCTGCATGAATGGTAAAAGTCCTCCAGCAACTCCTGCCAAAGCTCCAGAAAGAATCCATGAAAACAACCTTGTTCTCTCTACATTAATTCCCATTGTTTGAGCTAAGGAAGGATTTTCCATTGAAGCTCTTAAAGCAATACCAAACTTCGTTTTATATAATAAGATGTAAAGCCCAATCAATAATATTACAATAACCAGTGTTGAAACAAACAGAATTCCTTTAAGCCCAAATATTGTAAAATCCAGATTTGCAAAAACGAATTTTGCCTGGGTGGAGCCAACAATCACACTTAATATTTCAGAATATGCCCCAATAATTCCCAACAATACTAAATCAATTGCCAATGTAGCAATCATCAAAATCTCTACTGAAGCTTCCCTCTTTATCAACGGTTTTAAAGCCAAATAAGTTATTAGACCAACTATCGCTCCAACTATAAACAGAACTGGCAGGGAAAGATAAGGGCTTATATCAAACAACTTTAACATGGTTAAAGCCACATAACTTCCAACTATTGCATAACTACCCTGAGCAAAATTTGGAACATTTGTTGTTATATAAGTTAAAGTTAATCCTAAAGCCAATAAAACCAAAAGGTTGGAATATATAATCGCCCCTTCTAAAATCATAACTATCACCAATCTTTAAATTATGTTAAATGGCAGTTATTCCCAATGAATACTCCTTAAATTTCTCATGATTCAATAACTCTTCAGCGGTTCCTTCAAAAGCCACTCTACCACTAACAAACATATAACCATTATCGCTAATTTCTAAAGCTCTTTTAGCATTTTGCTCAACTAATAAAATTGTTAAGCCAAATTTATCTCTCATCTCAACGATTTTTCCAAAAATCACTTCTGCAAGTTTTGGAGATAGCTGAGCTGTCGGCTCATCTAACATTAAAACCTCCGCATCCCTAACCAATGCCATTCCCATAGCTAAGAACTGTCTCTACCCTCCGCTTAACGTTCCAGCCTTTCTCTTTAAAATATCCTTAAGCTCCGGGAATACATTTAAAGCTATCTCAATCCTTTCTTTAACTTTATCTTTATCTAACACATAGCCGGCGATCTTTAAGTTTTCTTCAACAGTTAAATTAGTGAATACGTTGTTTGTTTGTGGCAAATAAGCTATTCTCATCCTCGCTTTTTGATATGGAGGAACTTTTGCTATATCCCTATCTTTAAAGATAATCTCTCCAGAGTATATCTTTGTTAGACCAAACAGAGTTTTTAGAAATGTGGATTTTCCACTCCCATTTGGTCCTACAACAGTTGTAATCTTTCCCTTTTCTATTTTTGCATTTACATCAAATAAAATTTGTAATTTTCCATAACCAGCGTTCAAGTTTTTTACTTTTATCATAACTACTCACCAATGTAAATTTCTACAACCTTTGGATCTGATAAAACCTTTTCAATCTCCTCTCCTCTACCTTCAGCAATAATCTTCCCATTGAACATAACATACAGATGATCTATATAATTTAAAACGATATCCAGCCTGTGTTCAATAATTAGAAAAGTTATTCCCTTATCTTTCAATTCAAGGACGTGGTTAAATATATCGTGAGCTAAACCAGGAGCTACCCCAGCTATAGGTTCATCCATAACAATGAGCTTTGGATTTGTCATCAAAGCCCTTCCAATCTCTACAAGCTTCATCTGACCTCCACTAAGCTCTCCAGCCTTTCTATCATAAAGATGAGATAATTTTAAAAAATCCAATATTTTAAAAGCCTTTTCGACCATCTCTTCTTCTTTTGGAATCCATTTTTTGTATAAAAGGGCGTTTAAAGGTTTTTCTCCTGGGTTAATCTCCCCTATTAACAAATTTTCAAGAACAGTCATTTCCTTTAATGGTTGTGGTGTTTGAAACGTTCTAACAATTCCGTGATGGTAGAGCTCAGCTGGTTCTTTATTTGTTATATCCTTATTTTCAAAATAAACCTTCCCTTCATCTGCTTTCAAAAATCCTGTAATCACATTTATCAACGTAGATTTTCCACTCCCATTTGGCCCAATAATTAAGGTAACATCTCCTTTATTCACACTTATTGACACCCTATCTAAAGCTTTAAATTCACCAAAATACTTCACAATGCCCTCTGTCTTCAAAATTTCCATTTTATCCCTCAAAAATAAATATAAACAGAACAAAAAATTAGATATTGAAACATGACAGCCATATTAAAAATTCAAAAAGAAGTATATAAATCTTTTGAATATCGAATTATTCATTAATCCAATTAACTTTTTTAGTTGTTGAGTCCCAAATTCCTGCTAACTTCCAACCCTCTTCTGTTACAACATAAATTCCATAGTTTCCACTTACCCTATCGTTCCATTCATTTAATTTTATGTAACCTGTTACTGGAGTAATGCCAAATTGCCCTTCTGAATATTTAATTGCGTTTTCTTTTATCTTCTTAGCCAATATATCAGCATTGTATTTTCCACCAGTTTCATTTAACATCTCAACATATGAGATAGCCCCAACCCAGAATGCATCATAGGCGTTTAATGCATATTGATCTGGCTCTCCAAGTCCTCTCTTCTTAAATTCTTCTTTTATCTTTTCTGCCTCTTCAGTTTCTGATTTGAACATTGTTGAATAGAACTTAACCTTTATAGCTTTCTCTTTAACTTCTTCCAAGATCTTTTCACTGTTTGCAGTTCCATCACATCCAATCCATACATGAGCTAATAACGGTGAATCATCCTTTATTTGAGCTAATAGAGTAGCAGCTTCTTCATAACCAATAAATATTATCCCGGTATCTGCTCCTTTTCCAGCAA encodes:
- a CDS encoding 50S ribosomal protein L18e, encoding MKKITATNPRLVKLIEMLKEESYKNQAKIWKDVARRLAKPRRRRAEVNLSKINRYTKDGDVVLVPGKVLGAGKLEHKVVVAAFAFSETAKKLIKEAGGEAITIEELIKKNPKGSNVKIMA
- a CDS encoding branched-chain amino acid ABC transporter permease; translated protein: MILEGAIIYSNLLVLLALGLTLTYITTNVPNFAQGSYAIVGSYVALTMLKLFDISPYLSLPVLFIVGAIVGLITYLALKPLIKREASVEILMIATLAIDLVLLGIIGAYSEILSVIVGSTQAKFVFANLDFTIFGLKGILFVSTLVIVILLIGLYILLYKTKFGIALRASMENPSLAQTMGINVERTRLFSWILSGALAGVAGGLLPFMQEIVPATGDLIIISIFAASIVGGLRHISGALIGGYIIGISESLITYYLSLAFGTGFLVYGKVISLIMMIITLLVAPYGITGVDWKKVRKKYLSII
- a CDS encoding branched-chain amino acid ABC transporter permease, with product MIIELISLILLWFGIYYIVSLSLNMEFGYAGIPNFGKALSVLVGAIAVGGILNRLLMLYYGVGGGLIEGSTYATSMINDLIASNPIVGIGILILTIILASILGFIVGAIFILPSAKLKEDYLGVTLLAISETVFLVCTYNLNIIGGYYGVSTPDILAFVSGEYRGWVFTGIVLFIAFLAYLFFERLLNTPFGRILRAMRENEDTVKAFGRDIMRLRIKTVAIGSAVGAIAGALYSLYTVNIVANAFTRVEWTFFPFLMILLGGKGNNKGVALGVLCYVIVKVLLDVYKYNLKYSLNIPFEPVWLSYMLFGVLMLLILYYKPSGLIPEKPIITLPMKKKIMEISGK
- a CDS encoding 30S ribosomal protein S4, producing MGDPRRRFKKTYETPNHPWIKERIEREKELCRKYGLRRKREVWKAETILRKYRRQARRLISDRTEQGAKEAVQLFNVLKKYNILKVENPTLDDVLSLTVEDILERRLQTLVFRKGLARTPRQARQLIVHGHIAVNGRVVTAPSYLVTVEEEDKITYAKNSPFNDENHPERAKIVGLVEETQETE
- a CDS encoding DNA-directed RNA polymerase subunit D; the encoded protein is MITIKEKRKTRIGEEFIFSLKAPISFSNAIRRIMISEVPTYAIEDVYIFENSSSMDDEIIAHRLGLIPIKGKPLLENEIITFTLEKEGPCTVYSSDLKSENGEVAFKNIPIVKLGNGQKIQIECEAVPGIGKVHAKWQPCNAVYKQISEDEVEFFVETFGQMEAEEILEEAVKILKNKAESFLQQLELLEQ
- a CDS encoding 30S ribosomal protein S9 — its product is MGKIVITVGKRKRAIARAVAREGKGRIRINKIPIELIEPKYKRMKLMEPILLAGEEVISQMDIDVTVKGGGVMGQMDAARTAIGKAIVEFTGSKELRDKFLAYDRTLLVSDARRTEPHKPSRSTKGPRAKRQKSYR
- the rplM gene encoding 50S ribosomal protein L13 encodes the protein MTVIDAEGAILGRLASEVAKRALRGEEIIIVNAEKVVITGNRDWIIKTYQEEREKKNVANPRRFGPKFPRRPDDILRRTIRKMLPYKKAKGREAFKRVKVFVGNPKNLTVDEKISHKLNTTKYITLAELSKHLGAKF
- a CDS encoding 30S ribosomal protein S11, with product MAEQKKEKWGIVHIYSSYNNTIIHATDITGAETIARISGGMVTRNQRDEGSPYAAMQAAFKLAEMLKERGIENIHIKVRAPGGSGQKNPGPGAQAAIRALARAGLRIGRIEDVTPVPHDGTTPKKAFKK
- a CDS encoding 30S ribosomal protein S13, with amino-acid sequence MQNPEFKYLIRVSRTDLDGNKKLIMALQDIYGVGEAMARAIVRVAKLDPDKLAGYLTDEEVKKIEEILADPAKFGIPSWMFNRRKDYVTGEDKHVIESDLMVVKQEDINRLKRVRCYRGIRHELGLPCRGQRTKSTFRRGQTVGVSRRKK
- a CDS encoding ABC transporter ATP-binding protein is translated as MEILKTEGIVKYFGEFKALDRVSISVNKGDVTLIIGPNGSGKSTLINVITGFLKADEGKVYFENKDITNKEPAELYHHGIVRTFQTPQPLKEMTVLENLLIGEINPGEKPLNALLYKKWIPKEEEMVEKAFKILDFLKLSHLYDRKAGELSGGQMKLVEIGRALMTNPKLIVMDEPIAGVAPGLAHDIFNHVLELKDKGITFLIIEHRLDIVLNYIDHLYVMFNGKIIAEGRGEEIEKVLSDPKVVEIYIGE